From the Lolium rigidum isolate FL_2022 chromosome 2, APGP_CSIRO_Lrig_0.1, whole genome shotgun sequence genome, one window contains:
- the LOC124693524 gene encoding two-component response regulator ORR3-like, whose product MSTAMVSEPHVLAVDDSLVDRAVISRLLRSSKYRVTTVDSGKRALEVLSLDRSVHMIITDYCMPEMNGYELLKRVKESAELRGIPVVIMSSENSPARIRRCLEEGAEEFLIKPVRSSDLSRLCSRLY is encoded by the exons ATGTCGACGGCGATGGTGTCGGAGCCGCATGTCCTGGCCGTGGACGACAGCCTCGTCGACCGCGCCGTCATCTCCAGGCTCCTCCGCAGCTCCAAGTACAGAG TCACGACTGTGGACAGCGGCAAGCGTGCGCTTGAGGTGCTGAGCCTGGACCGGAGCGTGCACATGATCATCACGGACTACTGCATGCCGGAGATGAACGGGTACGAGCTGCTGAAGCGGGTGAAGGAGTCGGCGGAGCTACGGGGCATCCCGGTGGTGATCATGTCGTCGGAGAACTCGCCCGCCAGGATCCGCCGGTGCCTCGAGGAAGGCGCGGAGGAGTTCCTCATCAAGCCCGTCCGGTCGTCGGACCTGTCGCGCCTCTGCAGCCGGCTCTACTGA